In the Suncus etruscus isolate mSunEtr1 chromosome 17, mSunEtr1.pri.cur, whole genome shotgun sequence genome, cctgcctctAGTGGATTTCCAGGCATGATAGGGCAGACCCTTAAGGCCGGGTCCTTTATTGGCTGGTGAGAAATTTTAGTTATGGGGAGGGGAAGGGACCTGCCTAAGTCCCTTAGCTTAGAGTGTGAAATGATGCCTCCTGTGGAAAGGGGCACCTGTGGATTTTGGAGTCTATTATCTTACGAGTTTTCCAGGCTGAGCTCTTCCTGAACTTGGCCACTTAGTAGAACCTAAAATAATCACTGTTGCCGTGCTTGGTTGTGTGCAAATTTGGCATGGAACTAGTTAGAAAGGGGCCTCCTGGCCTTTCCTTTGGTGGACCCTGACAAGGGCACTGTAAGAGCTGTGTGGACAATCAGTACAGGCAGTGCTCATTGCCTCGATGGTGCTACCAGAAATGCCCCAGTTGGACTTGAAGGGATTTTAGTTTCCCCAATGGAAGGGCAGGAAAagggtgattaaaaaaaaaaaaacactctggctggcgtggtggcgctagaggtaaggtgtctgccttgccagcgctagcctaggacgggccaaggtttgatcccctggcgtcccatatggtcccccaagccaggagcgactctgagcgcatagccaggagtaacccctgagcatcaccgggtgtgcccccccccaaaaaaaaaaacactcaagaaAGGAGAGATTGCAGCATTCAAAAGAGGACCACAGAGGGAGAACAGTCTGGCCATGGCTGATGGTACTAGTGAGAACTCATAGCAATACTGGGGCTAGGGGCAGGTGACAGACTTGCCCCTCAGGGAAAGGACCTGCTGTGCAGAGTCAGCAGTGTTTAGAGTGGAGGTGGGAGGCactgagaagaaagagagagagagagaggagagagagagagagagagagagagagagagagagagagagagagagagagagagagagagagagagagagaggagagagagactagattagagagagagacactggattagaaagagggagagagactaaattggagaaagtgagagagagagagagtgagtgagagagagagaaactagatTACTGTCTCCCTAGGATCAAGTACAGTTCCCTGGGCCTCTCACCTGAGCAAGGAACTCTGTGGTTtgcacacacactttctctcctACCCACCACAGCCACCTCACAAACACCAGTGCTAGCCTGTGAGTTGTTAAGTCCGGTTTCATAGCCCCCCACACACTGTATTACTCTGTAGAGACATGGTCTTGGGTCTATAGTATTGGGAGACAGTCATTCTCCCATTTAGAGGGAACTATTgtgcctttattattattttttttattattatttttgcaagCATTCCACGACTAATAATTCAAACCCAGATCTGAATGGCTTCCAGCTGTGTACCTAAGTCACTCTTCTCCAGGGTCTGTCTCAGCACCAGGGTCTTATCTTATCCTCTATCTCCCCAAGGCTCCACCTGTGGGCTAGACTAGACTGGGGAAATGCATGCGGCTACTTCCTTCAGGTGCTGAAGGCTGACATCCAGGTTGTCAGGTATGAGGTTGATCTCCcatcacacacacccacacacttTGAAAGCAGCTAAAGGTTCCTATCCACCGCACTGCAGGAAACCAGGGACTCCAAACTCCTGTTTCTTCTTTCTGCTTACTTGGGAGAGTTTACCAGAGGCATGAGTGGAGGATCTTGGGTGAGTGGAAAAGGAGCGAGGAGTATTTTGAGTTCCTCCTACTTCTGATCTCTGCTCTGGGGAATTTGGGGCTATAAGAGACTATCAGAAGGGGATTTCCCCCAGACCCAGTAAGTCACTCTGACTTTCAGTCTCTGCACCCACATTTTCCTGAGTGAGACCTCATTGTTTATTTACCTGCTACCTCTCTCCAGCAAGTCAGGGAGGGCACATACAGCCCAGATCGTGTGTGTCCAGATTGAGCCCACAGAAAACATTTGATGACTGAAGAAAGCTGGAGGCTGCATGTATAGGAGCAGAAAGGCTGCTGAGTGGTGGTGGAGAAGCAAGAACTGTGATGGGGGCTTCCCGggagacacagcaaaagaggaAGTCTGTGCCAATACCTTATTCTCATCAGAGCAAACCTTGAGATTCTCTCGAGAAAATGCCTCTACCCAACTCTACTCAAAAATTCTGTGGTTTGTGCCAAGTGAGAGGTGAAGAAAATCCTTCAGTAGTTGCCATCTAAGGTGAGAAGATATCCATTGTGGGAGACAATAAGTTCTCTTAATAGCCCCTAATGTCAGAGTGTCATCTGCCAGGGTCCAAAGGCCTGCCCTTTGTCACACCTGCCTGGACCTCCTGAATTTGTGTTGTTTTTTCATTGACTCCCTAAATTTATaagtgtgtttctttttcttttttaactcgatttttcttttttatctgcttatataatatgtatgtatgtatgtatgtatgcttatatgtatatacatatatatacatattggttttggggtcacacctggtggcactcaggagttactcctggctctgtgctcagaagtcactcctggcaggcttgggcgaccatatgggatgccagaattcgaactggggtcaatcctgtgttggccatgtgtaaggcaaaaatgccttaccactgtgctatcgctctggcccctataaaaatttaatataagctTTCAGATTAATGTGTTTCCCCAACTGGTGCTCTTGGATCTGCTCTTCTGACCCAGATCAATTGTTTCCTTTATCTGTACAAACCAAGACTTTTCCATGTGCTAGGGAGCCTTCAGTGacccttttttcttgtttgttttttgggccacacccggcggtgctcaggggttactcctggctgtctgctcagaaatagctcctggcaggcatgagggagcatatgggacaccgggattcgaaccaaccacctttggtcctggatcggctgcttgcaaggcaaacgctgctgtgctatctctccgggccccagtgacCCTTTCTAACTGCACTTCGCACCCACCAACCTGTCTCAAGTTCTCTCTGCAGGAGCTTGTCTAGTGGCCACTGTGCCCAGCACGGAGTAGGACAGATTGGAGCCATTACAGTTCTGACCCAGGAATCTGCCCAGACTTCACTTGTCAGAGTGAGGTGTGTACTCGAAGCAGGGCAGGACATAGCCCCTTGTTCCCTGTCCATAGCTCAGATCGGGGAGGTgactctgatgattagtgatgcaagACCAGTTTAGCTTGCCCCAGACTCAGTGTTtgctttctgttgtttttgtgcAGTGCCataattgaactcagggcctcacacaataCTTTGTTGCTAAAATCCCCAAATTCAGCTTTTGAATAGCCAATTTAATTGGCAGCCACAGAGAACGAGGTGCTCCTGCCAGCCTCATGGCTCTGCGTCCCTGGGGGCGACACTTCCTAATATATGTCCTCACTCAGCATCACCTGGCCAGGCCCACCCCTTTCTCAGGGCCCTTCCCAGGCAAAGCtggcagttgtgccaacactggGCGATGGCCTCAACTCACCCTGCCTCTTGGAAACCACACCTGCCGACCTGGTGTCCACACCTAATCGATGCCTCCTGAGCACACATCGCGGCTTGCTTCAGCTGCTCTTCTCCAACTGTCTAGGTCATTCTGGGGGCTTCACTGGAGAGGGACCTTGATGGAGGTCACTGAGGCTGGATTAAATGTGAAACCTGACCCACTTGGTCAAACACAGCCCTCTTCAGACAAGATTTCACCCACCAGCAGGGCTGCAAAGGAGGTCTGGAGGCTTAGCATCATTCCTAGGAGTCAGGGAAAGACCTCTTGAGAGTCTGGGGCTCATCCTTCCCGACAATCAAGAGCCAGTAAGTCACCTGGTAAACAAAGACTTCCTGGATTCTCATGAACTCGACGCTACCCACAGGCCTGGAGCAATCACCAACTTTGCTAGCTTTGCCCTGGGCTTTGCAGATCAGATTGTACTTTGGCTCCACCTCTGTTGACTGTGTTTCCTTAACTCCCTCATGAGTTCTGCCTGAGCAGGGCCTCTCCCctctctgttattttattttatttcacttttgatttgggggccacacccagtaatgttcagggtgtattctaggctctgcactcaagaatcactcttggctgagtTCAAGGGACCACAAgagatgccaaggataaaacccaggtcagccatgtagaaggcaagtaagcaccctaccagctgcacTCTGTACTTCCAGCCCACTCTGGCTTTCTGGTCCCACTACCTTGGTTCTGTGTAGGACAGTCCCACTGGACACACCTGGAACTGACCTCTGGACTGATCTTGGTAAAGCCACAGCAGGGGAGATGCTCTTTGAAAATGAGTGAGATTGCTTCCcaggggtgccaggaatggagtaaggaagagcaggaagaagaagagaagacaaTGTGTCCTCTCAGGTAAGGAGAAGAAAGATGCTCTGCTATGTTTCAGTGGAGAGTAAGGAGAGAGAGGAATGGAGACATAGGACTTCTGAGCAGCTTAAGGGAATGCAGGGTTAGAGACaccaaaagaaatgtaaatgggAGTTTAAAAAGATGTTGCTATGGGTGACAAATTCAATTTCAATGTTCTCTGAGAGAGCCAACTAATATGTTGTGTAAGTCTAGGGCAGCACCCACAGTGGATTTCAATCTTTGCTTTGTGCACAAGAAGTAAAGCAAACAATGCTGCCAATTAGTTCCTGACACCATGTGTTCTTATCAGATCTCCTGTTCCACACAGCCCAACTGATTTCCCAAATGTTAAGATGTGGGAAGTTGTATGTACTTAAGTAGTGAATacaaaaattttcctttacattcaCTCCACTGCTACAGCACGCTGGGACTGGACAGTGTGGGATTCATAAACAGATTTTCATTACTTACCCTTCCAGCTGCTTTGAGGAATGGACATAGACTTTTCCACCTTCATGCCCTCCACATTTACTATCACTGCCTGGCACTTTATAGTCTCTTTCTGACTCAATCGCGTTCTAGAACAATCACGTGTTTCTCAAGGGGTTAGAACTAAATATTTGCACATAAATGATCATCTGAAAGATGGCTAAACAGCTGTGTAttccttctctttgtctctgctctgtctctctcacacacacacacacacacacacacacacacacacacacaaacacacacacacacacagcctggaCATCTGAATGAGCAGATCACATGCTTTAGTCCCCAGTGTATACATGGGTTCATGAGAGACTTGGTACCAGTGGGGCACCAATTGCTCTGATTATCCCAGCTCTTGAGGGGAAAAGAAGGCAAATTAGTGCACAaagaatgtgtttgtatgtgcAAAAGGAGGAGGAACAGTTTTCCTGCAGTTTTAGGAAAGAAAAGTGGTCGTCACTGAGCACAGGACAGATCACATTGCCTCCAGAGAAGAAAGGAGGTTTTATGTCCAGGCACCCCAAGACTACCCACACTGATGGGATAAGCAAAGGAGGCTGAGAATgcagagaaccaggagaaagcctggGAGGGGATGAAACTAAGGAGACCCAAAACCTATTTCCAGACAAAGATGATCCCCAGTGAACTCTGATGTGACCATATTGggtcacatttatttattatttactttcaaaatttctttctttctttttttttttttttgggtcacacctggcagcacttaggggttactcctagctctatgctcagaaattgctcctggcaggcttgggagaccatatgggatgccaggtttcgaaccaccgtccttttgcatgcaaagcaaacatcctgcctctatgctatttctccagcccctactttcagAATTCTGAGTGTAAATAAATAGAAGGCAGAGATTTAAACAGCAAATGTGAAAAGCCCTGTACCAGACTTGCATTTGGGTGGATGCGATTTTAGAATCTCCAtacaaaggctggagagatagtttaaggGTCAGGGATGTGGACCTGGCATGTAcaatgacccaagtttgattccagcaccaATCAGCCTCCCAAGCACCCCTGAGACTAGCTCTGagaccccagcactgctggaccTGAGTCAGTCCAGTCATGGAACCAATTGACTGAGTGTTGCCAGAAGCACAACTTCACACACCACAGTCCACTGATCACTGCCCAATAGCACCTCCAAGGAAATCCCTAAAAATTCTTATATGACACCCCAGCTTCAGAATTCCCTTTCACTTATTCAGTCCCTATTCCCTGAAGGTCCCATATTTCTGATTCCTGAGTCAAGCTGACTGACCGAGGAAACAAATGTCTACAGCTCTTGGTTTGCTGACAGAGACTGCAGAAGGGACCATCCACCTTTTGCACAGTTAAAgccagtggtcttcaaacttttaaaatagggggccacggggctggagagatagcatggaggtaaggcatttgcctttcatgcagaaggtcattggttcaagtctggcatcccatatggtcccccatgcctgccaggagcaatttctgagcgtggagccaggtgtaacccctgagcactgcgggtgtgacccaaaaaacaaaaaaataagataaaatagggggccagttcactgtctgtcagacctttggagagctggactatagtaaaaacaaaaactatgaacaaattcctatgcacattcATATATCTTGtgttgaagtgaagaaacaaaatgggaacaaatacaatatgtggcagtagtttgaggaccactggtttaagCAAACCTCAGTCTGGTCACTTGGTTCTCCCTGCAGTGTTGCATGAACTTGCAGGCAAACTGGCTGTAGGACCTAGTGCCCTCAAGGATGCCTGAGAATCTTCTCCTCAGCTTTGATCTCTTCTGTTGCTTCTGAAGCCTCCCACAGGAACAATGTCTGGCACTTACTGACATTAACTCTTCCCTGTAAATCTGTACTAGGTTGGCTCGGCCAACCCCTCTTCTTCCTGGAAGAGAGGCGCTCCTTCCTCAGTGGGTCCTTCCCTGTGCTTTGGGTGGGCTGGGTAACCCCATCCTTCCTAGAGGTCCTTCCATGATTCAAGCCTGACCATTCAGAGAAGCTTCTCCTCCTCAGAGTGATGATGTTTCGGAGAGATGAACAGGTCCCAGATGGGTCTGCCAGACTCTTCCCTGTGATTTCTGGCAGAGCCATCAAAAGACAGACACTTTTGGGGGCTACCATATGTGAGTCAGTGATTCTTCAAATGTAGCCTCTAGATCTCTggatgttttctttatattctcaGTGGATCCATGAGGTCAAAactattttctattaatattaaGATTCTtgtatggggctggtgaggtggtgctagaggtaaggtgtctgccttgcaagcactagccaaggaaggaccaaggttcgatcccccggcgtcccatatggtccccccaagccaggggcaatttccgagtgcttagctaggagtaacccctgagcatcaaacaggtgtggcccaaaaaaacaaaaacaaaaaaagattcttgtcATTGTCACAGTGCTTGGGGGCAACATGCTACCAAGGTCATACCCAGGATTTCATACAAGCAGGGCCTGTGCTCTATTTACCGCTTAAGTCCCAGCCCAGTTCAATAAGACTGAGATATTTTACTCCATTTGCACAGATGGAGTACAACAATAATGGGTAAAATCCATGGAATCTTGTAAGAAGTTAAGGCAGTGGCAGCAAATTGACCACTGTTTTCGTTGCCCCAAACCTCTTGAAAAAGAAAAGCCCTCCAGAGGAAACACCAACATGGCAATGGGGCGGCCGAAATCCAGAACCCAGTTCTGCACAGTGAAGTAGAACCAGAGGTCCAAATGGAAGGGTGCGGTGCCGGTAGTCTCTTCAGTACTCGGGGAACCATGCCAGTCGCGCATTTTCTTTCTTGGATTACTGAGGAGTGCTGGAAAGAGTTGCAGTGGACGTTAAAAACTGGTTTTGAAAGGAGTGTGAGTAAGGCAGAGAAAATGTGAGTCTCCTTTTTTAGGGTGCCACCAGGTGCATCGTGCCTATGGCTGTGGCAGCGATGGCTCTGAGAGGGGCCTGCAGGTGCCCATTGGAGGGGAGGCAGAGACCTCTAGGAGAGTCAGCCCCAAATGGCAATCCCGTGGGTGTCCTCACTAATAATGCAGAAATAAGGAGAAGCTAGTTTCAGGGAAACATCCCTCACTCCTCAGAGTATTAAAAACATATATCTGGATTTCGGCCGCCCCATTGCCATGTTGGTGTTTCCTCTGGAGTGGTTTCCGCTCAACAAGCCTAGTGTGGGGGACTACTTCCACATGGCCTACAACGTCATCACCCCCTTCCTCCTGCTCAAGCTCGTCGAGCGATCCCCGCGCACCCTGCCACGCTCCATCATCTATGTGAGCGTCATCACCTTCATCATGGGCGCCAGCATCCATCTGGTGGGGGACTCCGTCAACCACCGGCTGCTGTTCAGCGGCTACCAGCACCACCTGTCAGTGCGCGAGAACCCCATCATCAGGGACCTCTGGCCCGAGTCGCTGATCGACTCCTTCGAGCTGCTCTACTACTACGACGAGTACCTGGGCCACTGCATGTGGTATATCCCCTTTTTCCTCATCCTCTTCATGTACTTCAGTGGCTGCTTCACTCCCGCAGCAGCGCCACGCTCCATGCCAGGGGCGGCcctgctcctggtggtgcccagtggCCTGTACTACTGGTACCTGGTCACCGAGGGCCAGATCTTCATCCTCTTCATCTTCACCTTCTTCGCCATGCTGGCCCTCGTCCTGCACCAGAGGCGCAAACGCCTCCTCCTAGACAGCAACGGCCTCTTCCTCTTTGCGTCCTTCAGCCTTGCGCTCCTGCTCGTGGTGCTCTGGGTGGCCTGGCTGTGGGACGACCCCGTGCTCAGGAAGAAGTATCCGGGCGCCATCTACGTCCCCGAACCCTGGGCCTTCTACAGCCTCCACGTCAGCAGCCAGCGCTGAGCCCTGCTGGCTGCTGGGGTGTGAGAGTGAGTGTGGGGGTGTGAGTGTGTGGGGGTGAGAGGCTATATGTCAGTGTGAGTGTGAGGATGTGTTTATGATGTGTGTACATCTGTATCAAGCGTGTGTATGGTGGTGGGGTATGAGGTGACATTTCTATTTGGTTTGGATCAGGACTGGACTTTGTTCTCAGCCAAGAGCCAGGTTCTCctttctggcccctctctctGCTCAGGTCTGGTCTCCTTCTTGGGGTCATGGCAGGGAGTCCTCGTGGGGCTGAAGAAGGGGGTGTGGTTCTCTGGATCCCACTGCAGCTGCACCCActctgctgctgggtgtggaggaTCCTGACGGTGGGTCTAGACCCAGCTCACCCCTGCCTGGCCTCACTTGTGGCGTGTCAGACCCCACATGCTCAGCCTCAGGGTGGACATTTGAGCAGTCTAGCTCCCCTTTCTTCTGCTCCCAGGGAAGGGCACCCTTCACTCCTCACTCCCAGAGGGATCTCTCCTGGCCTCTGCAGAGTTGCAGTTCCCCTGCTGTTCAGCCTGGCCAAATGGAGCTCTCCAGCTGTGGTCCTGAGCTTGGAGGGGGTGGCAGGATGACCCCAAGCGTCCTCCATCTCAGCTGAAAGCTTGTGCTTTTCTCTAGCAAATCCAGACCAAGCGGGATCTTATTTGAGCAGGACCCCTGTGTCCACCAGGCTTTGGGGCCTCTGTTTTGGGCTTTCTGGTCTCTTCCTTGTCTTGCGTTCTCAGGGAACTTTTGGGCCTGACTTACTCACAGTGGGGTCACCCCAAGCCTTGTCATCCTGTGTGCTGCCCACATGGACATGGGTGTGAGGTGTGAATAAAAGTGTGTgctactcttaaaaaaaaaaaaaaagaaaagaaaaagaaaagccctgAGCTGTGGCTGAATTTAGAGCTtgcaaaaaaaagttgaaaagagGAAAAGGTTTCTGAATACACATGCACCAAAAATGAATTTAAGACCATCCATGTCATAAATCTGCAGTGTTTCTGGAGATACTCTTTCTGATATTTCTCAGGCCAAAAGAGGTCTCAAGGGAGAGAAATGTAAGAAGCTTTGATCTGGGGACTAGGCCAGGAATGTCACCTGAGATAGTGCATTTTATAACCAGTTCCCAGTTGCTGTCCTTGCTTAAGTCCGCAGATACAGAACAGCTGGAATCTTGAGGCAATAAGCCATTATTCTTGGTCTGACATTCACCGTTTGTGCTTTTGCTCATGAGTAGCAAAGATCTCTgcaatttatcatttaaattgtCCATGAGCTTTAATTGGGCCAGCTTGGAAGCAGGTGAATGGAATAAACCACTTAGCCAATGACAACCTGGTTAACACCCTACCATctccacttaaaaaaaatctacgtgcttaacataaaaaattaaatagtgctAAAATGTAGAACAAAAATGACAGTTCTCTGCATGTCCCACTGCTCTCTCCCACCTCCATCTGACATACAGTGTCTCTCCAGTATTTCAGTTTTTCGTTTcaatgttttcctttattttctcatcAACAAGTAAGTGCACAGCACATTCACTGTTGATGAATGAATTAAAGTCACTGTCCACTGTTTCCCAGGGGGATAAACAATAATTTTAGCTTCCTCACTTTCTCCTTTCCCAGTCTCTCTTGATCATCTCTTTCTAAATCTAAACTTATGTTTGTGTTCTTGTTGCTAAACAGGTATGTATGAATCATTTCTAAGTCCAATAGCAGCTATGGCACATTGCCTTTCTTAGAGGGTTTATTGAAAGTTAATAATTACCTTGTTTTATGATAGCCAGTTTTCTTTCAGCCCATGGATAGGTATTTCCAGTTCTGTAAACAGAATTTTCCACAGGGTTAGATAATTCCTTGGTTTGGcgctttgttgttattgttcatttgttttggctTCACTCCTCCCTCTGGCATTGCTCTCTCCTCTTTGTACTTTCTTCAGAATCCATTTGACTAGGTCCTCAGTACCACACAATTATGTCCTTGGGCAATCCTAGCTCCATCCTGGATGTCCTCTGGGCTTATCCTTTGAGGCACCTTTAACTTCCTGGAAACTAGACTgacctttctcttcttttgtgtatttgtttgtttttcaaagagCACATATTCAAATAATTCCTGGAAAGTCTGGGAGGCCAATATTTCTGAACCTTTACAACACTTGAAATACTTTGCTTCTACTCTCAAACTTGATTGGGAGTCAGGCCAATAGAGAGTTTGGGGttgcaaattattttcatttgagaTATTGTTTCCAAAGTTGCTTTAATGAGAATTCCGttgccattctttttttctctagatATAATTTGTAACTTTCCATCTCAGAGATTGGGGGGGGGTCTTCTTTATATCTATAGTTTTAAATatcattgtattatctctttgggtCCTTGTTTTATCTGCTAGTTTCTTTCTGCCTGAAGACTCACAAAACATTGAATCTCCTCACAATGAACCTTACAAAGGAGGCACCTGACCTTCCTTTGAGCATCCTCTACAGGGAGAGGGGCTTCCCAGCTGCTGGGAATACAAGCCTCTCTCTTTTGCTCGGTCAGAGAGAGCTCAGTCACATGATCCAGTGACAGCCATGTGACTGGAGAGTCTGAGTAAATCTAATCATATTCCCACTGTTCAGTGCACAACCTACCCAGAAGTGCCGTGGGTCTTGAGGACCATTCCCAAACTGCATTGCCTGAGACTCTGATAACACAAAAGGCAGCTCAAGAATGCCCTAAGTTTGAGGTTACTTTCTATTGACCCAATAGAGGTTCTCAATGGACATTAAAGGCTAAAGATT is a window encoding:
- the LOC126033455 gene encoding ceroid-lipofuscinosis neuronal protein 6 homolog, translating into MIGQTLKAGSFIGWLHLWARLDWGNACGYFLQVLKADIQVVRKALQRKHQHGNGAAEIQNPVLHSEVEPEVQMEGCGAGCHQVHRAYGCGSDGSERGLQVPIGGEAETSRRSIKNIYLDFGRPIAMLVFPLEWFPLNKPSVGDYFHMAYNVITPFLLLKLVERSPRTLPRSIIYVSVITFIMGASIHLVGDSVNHRLLFSGYQHHLSVRENPIIRDLWPESLIDSFELLYYYDEYLGHCMWYIPFFLILFMYFSGCFTPAAAPRSMPGAALLLVVPSGLYYWYLVTEGQIFILFIFTFFAMLALVLHQRRKRLLLDSNGLFLFASFSLALLLVVLWVAWLWDDPVLRKKYPGAIYVPEPWAFYSLHVSSQR